From Sporosarcina sp. Te-1, the proteins below share one genomic window:
- a CDS encoding class I SAM-dependent methyltransferase produces the protein MKVLDIGCGSGHSLLYMGERSAGELWGIDLSKIQIETARDLLTDVAAPVQLFESPMEKDPGLPSNYFDLVYSIFALGWTTDLQATIQNIHRYLKQGGTFVFSWEHPLHSRARLADGQLHFDKSYHKEGPYDHEAWHAPAIMQQYKVSTYINTLIDHGFHIEKIIEDVAITEEDREKHENRWYSYEKATKLPTTLIIKCRKA, from the coding sequence ATGAAAGTATTGGATATCGGCTGCGGAAGTGGCCATTCACTGCTTTACATGGGGGAACGAAGTGCAGGCGAGTTATGGGGAATTGATTTATCTAAAATACAAATCGAAACGGCGAGGGATTTGTTAACTGACGTGGCAGCACCTGTCCAGTTATTCGAGTCTCCGATGGAAAAGGATCCTGGTTTACCGAGCAATTATTTTGATCTCGTTTATTCGATCTTTGCGCTCGGCTGGACGACCGATCTTCAGGCAACAATTCAAAATATCCACCGATATCTTAAACAAGGCGGAACTTTCGTGTTCAGCTGGGAGCATCCGTTGCATAGCCGAGCAAGACTTGCGGATGGACAGCTCCACTTCGATAAATCGTACCACAAAGAAGGCCCGTATGATCACGAAGCATGGCACGCTCCAGCCATTATGCAGCAATATAAAGTGAGTACATATATCAATACGTTAATAGACCACGGTTTTCATATCGAAAAAATCATAGAAGACGTGGCGATTACGGAAGAAGACCGGGAAAAGCATGAAAATCGTTGGTATTCCTACGAGAAGGCAACAAAACTCCCAACGACGTTGATTATTAAATGCAGGAAAGCATGA
- a CDS encoding spore germination protein yields MQSAGDAITVETLKILFQKSADVLFQEYIFNEQKVVFVVCDAMVDQQLLHGVVVKRVQEFCETTDPKQINADVLGLLHVPGLQQVKHKSDVITLLYTGNVILYFENSNEIFSSNIANKPNRKPEETTLEVSVKGPRDDFIEDVSTNIAIIRKRIPTNSLCVEKFELGKRSKTTVALLYFNDVVDKNTLQTIQKRLNQVDMDIVFSGDLLMEKIEKSPLLFPLHDYTGRPDHAVQSLARGRFLLFVDGTSYGIITPANIALLLKSGEDNEYSILFSSFERLLRFSGIVIGAMLPAFWLALTTFHQNQLPLQLLATVVVSSTGLPFPGVIEMLLMLFMFELFREAGLRLPAVIGGTISVVGGLIIGESAINAGITSPAMIVVIASSTIATYTLVNQSLVTAVSVIRLFFILLTAFFGLFGFFISLYFTIVYLAKIKVFGVPYLNFTSDLSLSSLSKTFLRLSPKQYNKRPKMLNPRDKTRSKEADHE; encoded by the coding sequence ATGCAATCGGCAGGAGACGCAATAACTGTGGAAACCTTGAAAATATTATTCCAGAAGTCAGCGGATGTATTGTTTCAAGAGTATATATTTAATGAGCAAAAAGTTGTTTTTGTCGTCTGTGATGCCATGGTCGATCAGCAATTGTTACATGGCGTAGTGGTGAAACGGGTGCAGGAATTTTGTGAGACCACCGATCCTAAGCAAATTAATGCCGATGTACTTGGTCTTCTGCATGTCCCGGGTCTCCAACAAGTCAAACACAAAAGTGACGTAATCACATTGCTTTATACGGGTAACGTGATTCTGTACTTTGAAAACTCCAATGAGATCTTCTCCAGTAACATTGCGAACAAGCCGAATCGAAAACCCGAGGAAACTACACTGGAAGTATCGGTGAAAGGTCCGCGAGATGATTTTATTGAGGACGTATCTACAAACATTGCCATTATTAGAAAAAGAATTCCGACAAATTCATTGTGTGTCGAAAAATTTGAATTAGGCAAACGGAGCAAGACCACAGTAGCCCTTCTTTATTTCAATGACGTTGTAGATAAAAACACATTGCAAACCATTCAAAAACGGTTGAACCAAGTGGACATGGATATTGTTTTCAGTGGTGATCTCTTGATGGAAAAGATAGAAAAAAGCCCACTCTTATTTCCGTTGCATGATTATACGGGAAGACCTGATCATGCGGTCCAATCGCTTGCGAGGGGACGGTTCCTCCTGTTTGTGGACGGAACCTCATATGGCATTATAACGCCGGCGAATATTGCTCTGCTTCTAAAGTCAGGTGAGGATAATGAATACTCAATCCTATTCAGCTCCTTTGAACGCTTGCTGCGATTTTCAGGAATTGTCATAGGAGCGATGCTTCCTGCGTTTTGGTTGGCACTTACCACGTTTCATCAGAACCAACTGCCTCTGCAATTATTGGCAACAGTAGTAGTATCCAGCACCGGATTGCCATTTCCCGGCGTAATTGAAATGTTGCTCATGCTATTTATGTTTGAATTGTTCCGCGAAGCAGGACTGCGCCTCCCTGCTGTAATTGGCGGAACCATTAGTGTTGTGGGTGGATTGATCATTGGAGAATCTGCTATCAATGCTGGGATTACTAGTCCTGCCATGATCGTTGTCATCGCGTCTTCGACGATTGCGACCTATACATTAGTGAACCAGTCGCTTGTCACGGCAGTATCTGTCATCCGGTTGTTTTTCATTTTACTAACAGCATTCTTTGGCTTGTTCGGGTTTTTTATATCCCTTTATTTTACGATCGTTTATTTAGCAAAGATAAAAGTTTTCGGCGTCCCATACTTGAACTTTACGTCTGATCTAAGCCTGTCTAGTCTTTCGAAAACATTCCTGCGTTTATCACCAAAACAATACAATAAACGACCTAAAATGCTGAACCCTCGTGATAAGACGAGGTCAAAAGAGGCGGATCATGAATAA
- a CDS encoding GNAT family N-acetyltransferase yields MGQKLDIRRATDAMPIITLLKEVAAWLKANEIDQWRYLLEGGEDEEIRQSVLAGDTYAVYLDNAMVANFTLSSKQSEWDQYIWGIEDQTDVFYLHRLAVAPSMMRKGLGQEILQWILDNHDQPIRLDCVSGHPKLANFYAENGFTLVGQSADGHYKFEKEGKVSTR; encoded by the coding sequence ATGGGACAAAAACTGGACATTCGGCGAGCAACAGATGCTATGCCGATTATTACATTATTAAAAGAAGTAGCTGCATGGCTGAAAGCGAATGAGATCGATCAATGGCGCTATTTGTTGGAAGGCGGGGAAGATGAAGAGATCAGGCAGTCTGTTCTAGCGGGGGATACATATGCCGTTTACCTGGACAATGCAATGGTTGCCAACTTTACGCTCTCTTCGAAACAAAGCGAATGGGACCAATATATCTGGGGAATCGAGGATCAGACTGATGTCTTTTATCTTCATCGTCTGGCAGTCGCTCCGAGCATGATGAGAAAGGGGCTTGGGCAGGAAATTTTACAATGGATTTTGGACAATCATGATCAACCGATTCGGCTGGATTGTGTATCTGGGCATCCGAAGTTAGCCAATTTTTATGCGGAGAACGGGTTCACTCTCGTTGGCCAGTCAGCAGATGGGCATTATAAGTTCGAAAAAGAAGGCAAGGTGTCAACTAGATGA
- a CDS encoding GNAT family N-acetyltransferase: MHDAVINVNISAEEVPVLRESVGWDKRETDYPLLFERCTFWVGIRNAEGLLIGFGYLTGMGLQHGYVEDIIVHPDYQQLGIGTKLVKTLIGEAERRGIEIVTVTYRAEHTGFYEKCGFTQCNGGIWRK; encoded by the coding sequence ATGCATGACGCTGTCATTAATGTAAACATTTCTGCTGAGGAAGTCCCAGTGCTAAGGGAATCTGTTGGTTGGGATAAGCGGGAAACTGATTATCCTCTCTTATTCGAACGGTGCACCTTCTGGGTTGGCATCCGGAATGCAGAAGGCTTGCTGATTGGTTTTGGTTATTTGACAGGGATGGGACTGCAGCATGGATATGTAGAGGATATTATCGTTCATCCTGACTATCAGCAGCTGGGTATTGGAACGAAACTTGTGAAGACTTTAATTGGGGAGGCGGAAAGACGAGGAATCGAGATTGTCACCGTAACGTATCGTGCCGAGCACACCGGGTTTTATGAGAAATGTGGTTTCACTCAGTGTAATGGTGGAATATGGAGGAAATGA
- a CDS encoding helix-turn-helix transcriptional regulator has translation MTDIYRAIADPTRRKILSLLSRREYTQSELVDQFSISQPAVKKHIALLIEENLVSERREGRFRVYRLNQDALSEGYQKLQLEIGGLLEDKLLKLKAYVEGEQDGEDD, from the coding sequence ATGACGGATATTTATCGGGCAATTGCAGACCCTACCCGCAGAAAAATACTATCATTGTTGTCTCGACGTGAGTATACGCAATCGGAGCTGGTCGACCAATTTTCCATTTCCCAACCCGCAGTGAAGAAGCATATTGCGTTGTTAATAGAAGAAAATTTAGTGAGCGAGCGGAGGGAAGGACGGTTTCGTGTGTATCGGCTGAATCAGGATGCCTTATCTGAGGGGTATCAAAAGCTTCAACTGGAAATCGGTGGTTTATTGGAAGACAAACTGTTGAAATTAAAAGCGTATGTAGAGGGGGAGCAGGATGGAGAAGACGATTGA
- the metE gene encoding 5-methyltetrahydropteroyltriglutamate--homocysteine S-methyltransferase, translating into MTTISSTIGYPYIGENREWKRALEAFWNGEMQEEQLVLTMKDLRLSFLQKQKEAGIDSIAVGDFTFYDRVLDTAVMFGMVPDRYNWQGGPVPLATYFSMARGNKEAVACEMTKWFDTNYHYIVPEYGQRKLALTENKPLSAYREAKEALGIEGKPVLIGPYTFLKLSKGYADHEIPAFLLQLLPLYEQILKELAAEGVHWVQIDEPILSMSITRDEMRTVQEIYSQLKKAVPEVKIMLQTYFDAVEWYEQTIALPVDGIGLDFVHGKEENLKSVRTHGFPAAKHLGVGIIDGRNIWRADLGAKLDVADELLQFLSADQLWIQSSCNLQHVPVSLKSETKLGEVLKEALAFADEKLLEIQTIAKGINESRATVQAEIEESAAACKRLADLPARNRADVKSETEAISTGDSRRNLHFAERLIAQQAAFSLPLLPTTTIGSFPQTPEVRKTRTKWRKGELTDAQYEEFINENIREWIAIQEEIGLDVFVHGEFERTDMVEYFGEKLDGFSFTEKAWVVSYGSRCVKPPIIYGDVAFVEPMTVKESVYAQSLTDKPMKGMLTGPVTIINWSFVRDDVSWETVANQLALAIRKEVEALEAAGITMIQVDEPALREGLPLKKDKWDTYLDWAVNAFRIATASVKETTQIHTHMCYCDFNQFIDSISALDADVISIETSRSHGELVHAFNDYHYDKGIGLGVYDIHSPRVPSVDEMAAIIEKGLEVLSPEQFWVNPDCGLKTRKHEETVASLTNMTAAAKRVREQLAVHSVQN; encoded by the coding sequence ATGACAACAATCAGCAGCACAATCGGATACCCATACATCGGAGAAAATCGTGAATGGAAGCGGGCGCTCGAGGCGTTCTGGAATGGAGAAATGCAAGAGGAACAATTGGTACTAACGATGAAGGACTTGCGGCTTTCCTTCCTCCAAAAACAAAAGGAGGCTGGTATTGATAGCATAGCCGTTGGAGATTTTACTTTCTATGACCGCGTGCTCGATACGGCAGTCATGTTCGGCATGGTGCCCGATCGATATAACTGGCAAGGCGGCCCAGTACCCTTAGCGACGTACTTCTCGATGGCAAGAGGAAACAAAGAAGCGGTCGCCTGTGAAATGACGAAATGGTTTGATACGAACTATCACTATATCGTGCCGGAGTACGGACAGCGGAAACTTGCCCTGACAGAGAATAAACCCCTTTCCGCGTACCGCGAAGCGAAAGAAGCACTCGGAATTGAGGGTAAGCCTGTATTGATTGGTCCCTATACGTTTTTAAAACTCTCAAAAGGCTATGCAGATCACGAGATTCCAGCATTTCTCCTCCAACTGCTTCCGCTCTATGAGCAGATTTTAAAAGAACTTGCGGCGGAAGGCGTGCACTGGGTACAAATCGATGAGCCGATTCTGTCCATGAGCATCACTCGCGACGAGATGAGGACGGTGCAGGAGATTTATTCCCAGCTAAAGAAAGCCGTTCCGGAAGTGAAAATCATGCTTCAAACGTATTTTGATGCAGTGGAGTGGTATGAGCAGACAATCGCACTTCCCGTAGATGGAATCGGACTCGATTTTGTTCATGGGAAAGAGGAGAACTTGAAGAGCGTGCGTACGCATGGCTTCCCAGCTGCAAAACATCTGGGTGTGGGCATCATTGATGGGCGCAACATTTGGCGGGCAGATCTGGGAGCGAAATTGGATGTAGCAGATGAACTGCTACAATTCCTGTCGGCCGATCAACTTTGGATCCAATCATCCTGCAACTTGCAGCATGTGCCTGTTTCCCTAAAGTCCGAAACGAAGCTTGGAGAAGTACTTAAGGAAGCGCTCGCCTTTGCCGATGAGAAACTGTTGGAAATCCAGACGATCGCAAAAGGTATCAATGAATCACGTGCCACTGTGCAGGCCGAAATCGAGGAAAGTGCCGCCGCATGCAAACGTCTCGCTGATTTGCCAGCGCGGAACCGAGCAGATGTCAAGTCGGAAACAGAAGCGATTTCTACTGGAGACAGTCGCCGGAACCTGCATTTTGCAGAGCGCCTGATTGCGCAACAAGCCGCTTTCTCTCTGCCTCTTTTGCCAACGACAACGATCGGCAGCTTCCCGCAGACTCCAGAAGTGCGCAAGACACGGACCAAGTGGAGAAAAGGCGAGTTGACAGACGCGCAATATGAGGAATTCATTAACGAAAACATCCGCGAATGGATTGCGATTCAAGAAGAGATCGGCTTGGACGTTTTCGTTCACGGCGAGTTCGAACGGACCGATATGGTGGAATACTTCGGAGAGAAGTTGGATGGATTCTCCTTTACCGAGAAAGCATGGGTCGTCTCATACGGATCGCGTTGCGTGAAACCGCCGATCATATATGGCGATGTCGCGTTCGTCGAGCCGATGACCGTCAAGGAATCCGTCTACGCTCAATCGCTGACGGACAAGCCGATGAAAGGGATGCTGACAGGGCCTGTAACCATCATCAACTGGTCGTTTGTCCGGGATGACGTAAGCTGGGAAACGGTCGCCAACCAGTTGGCCCTCGCGATACGCAAAGAAGTGGAAGCACTCGAAGCAGCCGGTATCACGATGATTCAAGTCGACGAGCCTGCATTGCGCGAAGGCTTGCCGTTGAAAAAAGACAAGTGGGACACCTATCTGGATTGGGCCGTCAATGCGTTCCGCATCGCGACCGCCTCTGTGAAGGAAACGACGCAGATCCATACCCATATGTGCTATTGTGATTTCAATCAATTCATCGACTCCATCAGCGCATTGGACGCGGACGTTATCTCTATCGAAACATCACGCAGCCATGGTGAACTCGTGCACGCCTTCAATGACTATCATTACGACAAAGGAATCGGCCTCGGCGTTTACGACATACACAGTCCCCGGGTCCCATCCGTGGACGAGATGGCTGCCATCATCGAAAAAGGGCTTGAAGTGCTATCCCCTGAACAATTTTGGGTGAACCCGGATTGCGGCCTGAAAACGAGGAAACATGAAGAAACCGTCGCCTCGCTGACGAATATGACGGCTGCCGCAAAGCGTGTGCGTGAACAACTTGCAGTGCATTCCGTACAAAACTGA
- a CDS encoding SRPBCC domain-containing protein, with the protein MEKTIESVKREIFVKASPEKVWKALTVPEERNRWETRACELDIRVGGSMSLDYGWGVSYVGTIKELVEYRKILLEDVDGHVTKWTITPQEGGSLVGIEYIGSWCGDIEMMEADNMAFGTYQFMRNLKSVYEEDMDLRTRFWKSWIGVLHRTNPGAKLGAKVVAVQPDTPAEGFVEVGDIITHVNGITTATYDDVEIAISESEVGERILLRISRGGEQVEVELTTIAFGQTLV; encoded by the coding sequence ATGGAGAAGACGATTGAGTCGGTGAAACGGGAGATTTTTGTCAAGGCATCGCCCGAAAAGGTATGGAAAGCATTGACGGTTCCAGAAGAGCGGAATCGCTGGGAAACGCGCGCTTGCGAGCTGGATATCCGTGTGGGCGGGTCTATGAGCCTCGATTATGGATGGGGTGTCAGTTATGTCGGCACAATCAAGGAGCTTGTGGAATATCGGAAAATTCTCCTTGAGGATGTAGACGGTCATGTGACGAAATGGACAATCACGCCACAAGAAGGGGGCTCCCTTGTCGGAATCGAATATATCGGATCTTGGTGTGGGGATATAGAGATGATGGAAGCTGATAATATGGCCTTCGGCACGTATCAGTTTATGAGGAATTTAAAGAGTGTCTATGAAGAAGACATGGATTTGCGCACCCGCTTTTGGAAAAGCTGGATTGGCGTACTGCACCGGACAAATCCAGGTGCTAAGCTAGGAGCTAAAGTGGTCGCAGTTCAACCGGATACACCAGCAGAGGGATTCGTGGAAGTCGGTGACATTATTACCCATGTCAATGGGATTACTACAGCGACCTATGACGATGTGGAGATCGCAATATCCGAGTCGGAGGTCGGCGAACGTATTTTGCTGCGAATCAGCCGCGGTGGCGAACAGGTGGAAGTGGAATTGACGACCATCGCTTTCGGGCAGACACTTGTATGA
- a CDS encoding phosphotransferase, protein MIETLQHKGIIPNGNYELVELKSGTTSGRVYVISGETKYILKYDEPVSIGIVDQFYRAYGQVDLFPKVYEVDSKEGWLLYEYVDGTTHTNRGPKSEWMKLLVTGIFNRYKAYDPQTPWGRVGSEPRPTWSDFNRKSLEYAYENVGDILPYEDYAMMKGIVEELSLYDAEEVKYYLHGDTGVHNFVFQNDCLVGVIDPSPMIGPILYDFTYAFCSSPDDLTLETLLSSFSLLESVQMKTPRLIKEVTFQLYTRIGICSKAHPHDLDAYLEAWVYWKQLLCDLEKTTV, encoded by the coding sequence ATGATCGAAACACTTCAACATAAGGGTATTATTCCAAATGGGAATTATGAGTTAGTGGAATTAAAAAGCGGGACAACGAGTGGACGTGTGTATGTAATTTCAGGAGAAACAAAGTATATTTTGAAATATGACGAACCGGTCAGCATCGGGATTGTAGATCAATTTTATCGCGCCTATGGACAAGTCGATTTGTTCCCGAAGGTCTATGAGGTTGATAGTAAAGAGGGCTGGTTGCTGTATGAATACGTGGACGGCACCACACATACGAACCGTGGGCCAAAATCGGAATGGATGAAGCTGTTGGTGACAGGGATATTTAACCGATACAAAGCGTACGACCCACAAACGCCATGGGGAAGAGTGGGAAGCGAGCCAAGGCCGACTTGGTCAGACTTTAACCGGAAAAGCCTAGAGTATGCATATGAAAACGTGGGAGATATATTGCCTTACGAGGATTATGCCATGATGAAAGGGATTGTCGAGGAACTGTCCCTGTATGACGCAGAAGAGGTGAAATACTATCTGCATGGTGATACGGGCGTCCATAACTTTGTGTTCCAGAACGACTGCTTAGTTGGGGTGATTGATCCATCCCCGATGATTGGCCCCATCCTGTATGATTTCACGTATGCGTTTTGCTCGTCTCCAGATGACCTGACGTTAGAAACTCTTTTATCCTCTTTTTCCTTGCTGGAATCTGTACAGATGAAAACCCCCCGACTGATCAAGGAAGTCACGTTCCAATTATACACGCGAATCGGGATATGCAGTAAAGCTCATCCCCATGATTTGGATGCTTATTTGGAGGCCTGGGTTTATTGGAAACAGCTGTTGTGTGATTTGGAAAAAACAACAGTGTAG
- a CDS encoding endospore germination permease, with product MKKTGTISILHIIFLAMTVIGLKNHVTILPPLLEEVGRDGWASVLFAAGSTLPWLLLLVYVGKKMNGMPIKDWLQDKLGKAGAGFIRYAIAIYLLIVASFTIDETLQWVNATFLPETPYIFMLLIYVTLCVFFATTSLSVIVMANVLVLAVVVVLGFFVAFTNIKVKNYELLQPFFEHGFRPIVEGAIYPASGFFELTLLLLIQHKCKTPLRYKHFVIILVILTILTLGPLIGAITEFGPVEAAKQRYPAYEEWGLVRIGRFIEHVDFLSIYQWLTGAFIRVGFIIYIVIDLLGWENNKKQVWRVIAPGFFFICIPLLELSDHKFLMLKGKFLLTGSFVSFFLMTLFFVVLTFFSRKTSKKDNTQSN from the coding sequence ATGAAAAAAACCGGCACGATTAGTATTTTGCATATCATCTTTTTAGCGATGACCGTCATCGGTCTGAAAAATCATGTGACCATCCTGCCTCCACTGTTAGAGGAAGTGGGAAGGGATGGTTGGGCATCTGTTTTGTTTGCTGCAGGGAGCACTTTGCCTTGGTTGCTTCTTCTCGTGTATGTTGGCAAAAAAATGAACGGAATGCCAATAAAGGATTGGTTGCAAGACAAACTCGGAAAGGCGGGAGCGGGCTTTATTCGCTATGCAATCGCGATTTATCTTCTGATTGTAGCATCCTTTACAATAGACGAAACCTTACAATGGGTAAACGCCACATTCTTACCTGAAACGCCCTATATTTTTATGTTACTCATTTATGTTACACTTTGCGTCTTTTTTGCGACCACAAGTCTTTCTGTTATTGTGATGGCGAATGTTCTCGTCCTAGCTGTAGTTGTGGTATTGGGGTTTTTTGTCGCTTTTACCAACATTAAAGTAAAAAATTACGAACTGCTCCAACCATTTTTTGAACACGGGTTTCGTCCAATCGTAGAAGGAGCTATCTATCCGGCATCCGGTTTTTTTGAGCTTACCCTGTTGTTATTGATCCAACATAAGTGTAAAACACCACTCCGCTATAAGCATTTTGTTATTATCCTTGTCATTCTGACCATCCTAACGTTAGGGCCGTTAATTGGGGCTATCACGGAATTCGGCCCGGTGGAGGCGGCAAAACAAAGATATCCGGCTTATGAAGAATGGGGTCTTGTCAGAATTGGCCGTTTTATTGAGCATGTTGATTTTCTATCTATTTACCAATGGCTGACGGGCGCTTTCATACGAGTTGGATTTATCATATATATTGTGATCGATTTGCTCGGCTGGGAGAACAATAAGAAGCAGGTATGGCGAGTGATTGCTCCGGGTTTCTTTTTTATATGTATCCCGCTATTGGAATTGAGCGATCATAAATTTCTTATGTTAAAAGGAAAGTTTTTGCTGACTGGAAGTTTTGTTAGCTTCTTCTTGATGACTCTCTTCTTTGTCGTTCTAACCTTTTTCTCGCGTAAAACTTCTAAGAAAGATAACACACAATCTAATTGA
- a CDS encoding YciI family protein produces the protein MKFVIHFTTGTAWKQGQPHWKQGLVPHREYVREALAKGILIAGGPFMDHTGGLIILEVDSIEEAQEFAENDPAVIDKKFEAAIYPWEPLEGIFN, from the coding sequence ATGAAATTTGTCATTCACTTTACAACAGGTACCGCATGGAAGCAGGGACAGCCTCATTGGAAACAGGGGCTTGTTCCACATCGGGAATATGTAAGGGAAGCTTTGGCGAAAGGGATTTTAATTGCTGGGGGACCATTTATGGATCATACAGGCGGTTTAATTATCTTAGAAGTAGATAGTATCGAGGAGGCGCAGGAGTTTGCGGAGAATGATCCCGCGGTAATCGACAAGAAGTTTGAAGCGGCCATTTATCCGTGGGAGCCGTTGGAAGGGATTTTCAATTAA
- a CDS encoding HAD-IIIA family hydrolase, whose protein sequence is MGKIQGVFIDRDGTIGGTGHFIHPRDFTLYPFSQKAFSLLRDHNIKMFACTNQHRISKGQASIEDFRDEFLSYGFDDAFICPHNPTDGCGCHKPSPGLLKEAANKYSMDLTDMAFIGDVGATDMLAAHAVGAKKILVLTGWGKSSCNEYKHKWADIEPDYIAENLLDAVEWVIQYNREKNTLGL, encoded by the coding sequence ATGGGGAAAATTCAAGGTGTCTTTATCGACCGGGACGGAACGATAGGGGGAACAGGACATTTTATTCATCCGCGAGATTTTACACTGTATCCCTTCAGCCAAAAAGCGTTTAGCTTGCTGCGGGATCATAATATCAAAATGTTCGCCTGTACAAATCAGCATCGGATTAGCAAGGGTCAAGCATCCATAGAGGACTTTCGCGATGAATTTCTGTCTTATGGTTTTGATGATGCGTTTATTTGCCCGCACAATCCGACAGATGGATGTGGATGCCATAAGCCAAGCCCAGGTCTATTAAAGGAAGCGGCAAATAAATATAGTATGGACCTGACGGACATGGCGTTCATCGGTGATGTCGGAGCGACAGATATGCTGGCGGCTCATGCGGTAGGCGCAAAGAAAATTCTCGTGTTAACCGGATGGGGGAAAAGCTCCTGCAATGAATATAAGCATAAGTGGGCGGACATCGAACCTGATTACATTGCGGAAAACCTGTTGGATGCAGTTGAATGGGTGATTCAATATAACCGCGAAAAAAATACGCTTGGATTGTGA
- a CDS encoding exosporium glycoprotein BclB-related protein, whose amino-acid sequence MVRFQRESCGCGGNFIGCCGNMDNGRNRCRLLGPIRAVDEECLPPAGLGRGAIIPYASGATPVALAAAVGTTLAVPYLIGFGTAFPGVLLANGTIDLSDAVAALNNEAFVVPRDGTITSLYASFTILAAVTLGVEDAIIAEVYRAPEGSDIFSPTGVRVSLAPEVPGLLPIGTVLSGSTGANLPVIAGERLLLVFSIGGTSLITAVTGSASAGMAIAEA is encoded by the coding sequence ATGGTTAGGTTTCAAAGAGAAAGTTGCGGGTGTGGAGGTAATTTTATTGGATGCTGTGGAAATATGGACAATGGACGGAATAGGTGCCGACTGTTGGGTCCGATCCGGGCGGTGGATGAAGAATGTTTACCGCCAGCCGGTTTGGGCAGAGGCGCTATTATACCGTATGCCTCTGGGGCTACCCCGGTAGCATTAGCAGCCGCGGTAGGTACTACTCTAGCAGTTCCATATTTAATAGGCTTCGGAACAGCATTCCCTGGTGTTCTTCTTGCAAATGGCACGATTGATTTATCAGATGCAGTAGCTGCACTGAATAACGAGGCATTTGTAGTGCCAAGAGATGGCACAATCACTTCGTTGTATGCATCATTTACAATTCTGGCCGCAGTCACTCTTGGTGTAGAGGATGCGATCATTGCTGAAGTATACCGTGCACCTGAAGGCAGCGATATATTCAGTCCAACAGGTGTAAGAGTAAGCCTAGCACCAGAAGTGCCAGGACTACTCCCAATCGGTACTGTATTGAGCGGCAGCACTGGAGCGAATCTTCCTGTAATAGCCGGAGAACGCCTGCTACTCGTCTTTTCGATAGGTGGAACGTCGCTTATTACTGCAGTAACAGGTTCAGCGAGTGCTGGAATGGCAATTGCAGAAGCATAA